The DNA segment CCCGACGACCTGCGCCCGCACCTCGAGCCGGTCCTCGGGGTGCGCGCCCTCCTCCCGGTGGTCGAGGCATCGGGGACCTCCGCCACCGGCAGGCTGCTGGACGCCGAGGGCAAGACCGTGGTGCGGCTGGTCCACGACCGTCCGGCCACCCTCGCCGCCGGCCGCGGCGAGCTGCCCGGAGGGCTGTGGTTGGTCCCCCTGCGGGGGTACGACGCGGCGGGGGAGTGCGCCGCCCGGATCGCGCAGCGGGCGGGGCTGGTCCCCGACACCCCGTCGCGCTACCCGGCGGCGTTGCGCGCCGCGGCGGTCGATCCCGCACCGCCCCCGAGGGCCGTGCTGGAGCCCGGGCTCCCCGCTCCCGTGGCGGTGGCCAGGGTGCTGCTGTCGTTCCTCGGCGAGCTGGAGGCCGCGGTGGACGGCACGGTCGACGACGTCGACACCGAGTTCCTGCACGACCTCCGGGTCGCGGTGCGGCGCAGCCGCTCGGCGGTCAAGCTGCTCGGCGACGTCCTGCCGCCCGCCCTGGTCGCGTGGGCGACACCGGAGTTGAAGCTGCTCGGCGACCTCACCACGCCGTCGCGCGACCTCGACGTCCTCCTCCAGCAGCTCCCGTCCCTGACCGCGGGGCTGGCCGGCGGGCGGTGCGAGGACGTGGCACCGCTGGTGCGCCACCTGACCGCACTCCGCGCGGACGAGCGCCTCCGGCTCGTGGCCGGCCTCCGGTCGCCGCGGTTCGAGGAGTTCCGCTCCCGGTGGCGGGCGGCACTGCTGGAGCTGGCGACCTGGGACGGGCAGCCCCGCGCCGGGGCGGTCGCGGCCGAGGTGCTCGTGGAACGGCTCGATCGCGCCCATCGGCGGGTGCTCCGCCACGGCTCGCGAATCACGGACGCATCGCCCGCCGAGGACCTGCACGACCTGCGCAAGCGGGTCAAGGAGCTGCGCTACCTGCTGGAGGTCCTCCCCCCACCGACGGACCCGGCCGACGCCCGCGTCGCCGTGAAGGAGTTGAAGGCCGTG comes from the Modestobacter italicus genome and includes:
- a CDS encoding CHAD domain-containing protein, whose translation is MSGVGGQLWVGPVQAALVALAAEFTVAVDRPVATRRMWLDSIDLRLFHRGMSLTAVEGPDGGAWTLELGLPDGATVPAGPDARGWPRLSADLPDDLRPHLEPVLGVRALLPVVEASGTSATGRLLDAEGKTVVRLVHDRPATLAAGRGELPGGLWLVPLRGYDAAGECAARIAQRAGLVPDTPSRYPAALRAAAVDPAPPPRAVLEPGLPAPVAVARVLLSFLGELEAAVDGTVDDVDTEFLHDLRVAVRRSRSAVKLLGDVLPPALVAWATPELKLLGDLTTPSRDLDVLLQQLPSLTAGLAGGRCEDVAPLVRHLTALRADERLRLVAGLRSPRFEEFRSRWRAALLELATWDGQPRAGAVAAEVLVERLDRAHRRVLRHGSRITDASPAEDLHDLRKRVKELRYLLEVLPPPTDPADARVAVKELKAVQDVLGTFQDSEAQREALYALGTDLVSGDGAPVRTVFAMGEIAARLQEDQDTARARFATVFERFSTRSAR